The following proteins come from a genomic window of Streptomyces sp. Sge12:
- the rpsB gene encoding 30S ribosomal protein S2 encodes MAVVTMRELLESGVHFGHQTRRWNPKMKRFIFTERNGIYIIDLLQSLSYIDRAYEFVKETVAHGGSIMFVGTKKQAQEAIAEQATRVGMPYVNQRWLGGMLTNFSTVYKRLQRLKELEAIDFEDVAASGLTKKELLVLSREKTKLEKTLGGIREMSKVPSAVWIVDTKKEHIAVGEARKLHIPVVAILDTNCDPDEVDYKIPGNDDAIRSVTLLTRVIADAVAEGLIARSGAATGDSKPGEKAAAEPLAEWERDLLEGDKKADETEAAPAAEAVAEAPAAEAVEAPAADAEQA; translated from the coding sequence ATGGCCGTCGTCACGATGCGGGAGCTGCTGGAGAGCGGCGTCCACTTCGGTCACCAGACCCGCCGTTGGAACCCGAAGATGAAGCGCTTCATCTTCACGGAGCGCAACGGCATCTACATCATCGACCTGCTGCAGTCGCTGTCGTACATCGACCGCGCCTACGAGTTCGTGAAGGAGACCGTCGCGCACGGTGGCTCCATCATGTTCGTCGGTACCAAGAAGCAGGCCCAGGAGGCCATCGCCGAGCAGGCGACGCGCGTTGGTATGCCGTACGTCAACCAGCGGTGGCTGGGTGGCATGCTCACCAACTTCTCCACCGTCTACAAGCGCCTTCAGCGTCTGAAGGAGCTTGAGGCGATCGACTTCGAGGACGTCGCCGCCTCGGGTCTCACCAAGAAGGAGCTCCTGGTCCTCTCCCGCGAGAAGACCAAGCTGGAGAAGACCCTCGGTGGTATCCGCGAGATGTCGAAGGTTCCCAGCGCCGTCTGGATCGTCGACACCAAGAAGGAGCACATCGCCGTCGGTGAGGCGCGCAAGCTCCACATCCCGGTCGTCGCGATCCTCGACACCAACTGCGACCCCGACGAGGTCGACTACAAGATCCCGGGCAACGACGACGCGATCCGTTCCGTCACCCTGCTCACCCGCGTGATCGCCGACGCCGTCGCCGAGGGCCTCATCGCCCGCTCCGGCGCTGCGACCGGCGACTCGAAGCCGGGCGAGAAGGCCGCCGCCGAGCCGCTCGCCGAGTGGGAGCGCGACCTGCTCGAGGGTGACAAGAAGGCCGACGAGACCGAGGCCGCCCCGGCTGCCGAGGCTGTCGCCGAGGCCCCGGCCGCCGAGGCTGTCGAGGCCCCGGCCGCCGACGCCGAGCAGGCCTGA
- a CDS encoding M23 family metallopeptidase, with the protein MTTLLLSLLLALAPSAVPGVRPLPAPLSVARWWDPPPTPYAAGHRGVDLSAPVGAQIRAVASGRVHHAGPVAGRGVLSLALPNGLRTTYEPVRPLVAEGEQVSAGQVVAVLMEGSHCPAPCLHWGLLAGETYLNPLALLPRPTPRLLPDGHPADSGPAGG; encoded by the coding sequence ATGACGACCTTGCTGCTCAGCCTGCTCCTGGCCCTGGCCCCGTCGGCCGTTCCGGGGGTCCGCCCGCTGCCCGCGCCGCTGTCGGTGGCCCGCTGGTGGGACCCGCCGCCGACGCCGTACGCGGCCGGGCACCGCGGCGTGGACCTGTCGGCGCCGGTGGGCGCGCAGATCCGGGCGGTCGCGTCCGGCCGGGTCCACCACGCCGGCCCCGTCGCCGGCCGCGGGGTCCTCTCGCTGGCCCTGCCGAACGGCCTGCGCACGACGTACGAGCCGGTCCGGCCCCTGGTCGCGGAGGGCGAGCAGGTCAGTGCGGGCCAGGTGGTGGCGGTCCTGATGGAGGGCTCGCACTGCCCGGCGCCGTGTCTGCACTGGGGCCTGCTGGCGGGCGAGACCTACCTCAACCCCCTGGCCCTCCTGCCCCGCCCGACCCCGCGCCTCCTGCCGGACGGACACCCGGCGGATTCCGGCCCCGCCGGCGGGTGA
- a CDS encoding integrase codes for MTSLAEADPYVLPLPGLESPAILPQWIKPGNVHTNARYGAAVWPLAPLIDNPGTRLFTIYWRGCPAPFLDQVKLVAWTMINGRLRPTYLKDRGVRARGRTSAADMRDTCYEWLRLACWMHKRRITSLDACTEDVWRAYISERLADGVNRDSAERICARLTDLWAFDQLSASPAGITRPPWEEEGVDDYLPSADGSRAENSTEPLDPKVLGPLLVWAIRFVDDFADDILASWQARERLLATAANNEASPEGLAALAQLLLPAARSDEPLPSVQMHGRRSLARTYVAALTGASLSQVDRFNERHRLSELADARPGPCPLPVPVTGQINGNPWREHIDFDEAGELMRHLGTAAVIICLYLTGMRPQEVQGLRSGCCPDPEPAADGTPGRHLIRSHHYKNVTDDDGNHISAGEEREVPWVAITPVVHSIRVLERMVPPGEMLLSSSHHDHIYRRSLHGVLKGSSLRDRIEDFVAWANHEANVHDLPGQVIPEDPHGAIGMGRFRRTLAWHIARRPGGLIALAIQYGHMRTVLDARTSSAYGSRSRGGVHSVLDVETALAAADTAAHLRDRLADGEKISGPAARRAITAAASTPRFEGRIVPRTFAKKAAKFLARDGVVLYDNPDAFLICAFKHDNALCEPEPDATAPRQYACQTGCGNSVRTDGHARGMRERADEIDQLASALPAKIARRLRRNAENLRVAADAHDATAQSPEDLA; via the coding sequence ATGACCAGCCTTGCCGAAGCCGACCCCTACGTCCTGCCCCTGCCCGGACTGGAAAGCCCAGCAATCCTGCCGCAGTGGATCAAGCCAGGCAATGTGCACACCAATGCCCGCTACGGCGCAGCCGTCTGGCCGCTGGCCCCGCTCATCGACAATCCCGGTACCAGGCTGTTCACGATCTACTGGAGGGGCTGCCCGGCGCCCTTCCTCGATCAGGTCAAACTTGTCGCCTGGACGATGATCAACGGCCGGCTCCGGCCGACCTACCTCAAGGACCGCGGGGTCCGTGCCCGAGGCAGAACGTCCGCCGCGGATATGCGGGACACCTGCTACGAGTGGCTGAGGCTGGCGTGCTGGATGCACAAACGCCGCATCACGAGCCTCGACGCCTGCACCGAGGATGTGTGGCGCGCCTATATATCCGAGCGCTTGGCCGACGGCGTGAACCGTGACAGTGCGGAAAGGATCTGCGCGCGCTTGACGGATCTCTGGGCATTCGATCAGCTCAGTGCCAGCCCTGCGGGCATCACCCGGCCTCCCTGGGAGGAGGAGGGGGTTGACGACTACCTGCCCTCGGCTGATGGCTCACGCGCAGAGAACAGCACGGAACCGCTCGACCCGAAGGTCCTCGGCCCCCTGTTGGTCTGGGCGATCCGGTTTGTTGACGACTTCGCCGACGACATCCTCGCGTCCTGGCAGGCGCGTGAGCGCCTGCTCGCCACGGCCGCGAACAACGAGGCCAGCCCAGAGGGCTTGGCAGCCCTCGCCCAGCTTCTGCTTCCTGCGGCCCGGTCAGACGAGCCGCTTCCCTCCGTGCAGATGCACGGCCGGCGCAGTCTGGCGCGCACATACGTGGCCGCCCTCACCGGTGCGAGCCTGAGCCAGGTCGACCGGTTCAACGAGCGGCATCGCCTTTCGGAGCTGGCGGACGCACGGCCGGGTCCCTGTCCTTTGCCGGTGCCGGTTACTGGGCAGATCAACGGGAATCCCTGGCGCGAGCACATCGACTTCGACGAGGCCGGCGAGCTCATGCGGCACCTCGGCACCGCAGCGGTGATCATCTGCCTCTACCTCACAGGAATGCGTCCGCAGGAAGTGCAGGGTCTGCGGTCTGGCTGCTGCCCTGACCCGGAGCCTGCCGCCGACGGCACGCCCGGTCGTCACCTGATCCGCAGCCATCATTACAAGAACGTCACCGACGATGACGGCAACCACATCTCAGCAGGCGAGGAACGGGAAGTTCCATGGGTTGCCATCACGCCCGTCGTTCACTCCATCCGTGTCCTCGAACGCATGGTGCCCCCGGGGGAAATGCTGCTGAGCTCCTCCCACCACGACCACATCTACCGGCGCAGCCTTCACGGAGTACTGAAAGGTTCGTCATTGAGGGACCGGATTGAAGACTTCGTGGCATGGGCGAACCACGAGGCGAACGTCCACGACTTGCCCGGCCAGGTCATCCCCGAAGATCCGCACGGAGCCATCGGGATGGGACGGTTCAGGAGGACTCTGGCCTGGCATATTGCCCGCCGCCCGGGCGGGTTGATCGCGCTGGCGATTCAGTACGGGCACATGCGCACTGTCCTGGACGCCCGCACGTCCAGTGCCTACGGATCCCGTAGCCGGGGCGGCGTCCATAGCGTTCTCGACGTCGAAACTGCGCTGGCTGCCGCAGACACCGCCGCTCACCTGCGCGACCGTCTCGCCGACGGAGAGAAGATCTCTGGCCCCGCCGCCCGCCGGGCCATCACCGCTGCTGCCTCGACCCCTCGGTTCGAAGGGCGGATCGTCCCTCGCACGTTCGCAAAGAAGGCGGCCAAGTTCCTGGCCCGTGACGGTGTCGTGCTCTACGACAATCCGGACGCGTTTCTGATCTGCGCGTTCAAGCATGACAACGCACTCTGTGAGCCCGAACCGGACGCCACTGCACCGAGGCAGTACGCCTGTCAGACAGGCTGCGGAAACAGCGTCCGCACCGATGGCCATGCCCGTGGTATGCGGGAACGGGCGGATGAGATCGACCAGTTGGCTTCCGCATTGCCCGCGAAGATCGCCAGGCGTCTTCGGCGCAACGCCGAGAACCTCCGCGTCGCCGCCGACGCACACGACGCCACCGCCCAGAGCCCCGAGGACCTCGCATGA
- a CDS encoding TetR/AcrR family transcriptional regulator, translated as MAEHRSMQRGALLDAARSLLSEGGTEALTFPALAERTGLARSSVYEYFRSRAAVVEELCAVDFPVWAAEIEAAMEQAQSPEAKIEAYVRSQLVLVGDRRHRAVVAISASELDAGAREKIRAAHGGLVAMIVEALSGLGQAEPRLAAMLLQGVVDAAVRRIELGAAEDPAVVTEAAVAMALRGVRG; from the coding sequence GTGGCCGAGCACCGGTCGATGCAGCGCGGCGCCCTCTTGGACGCTGCGCGTTCCCTGCTGTCCGAAGGCGGGACGGAGGCGCTGACCTTCCCCGCCCTCGCGGAGCGGACCGGCCTGGCCCGGTCCTCCGTGTACGAGTACTTCCGCTCCCGCGCCGCCGTGGTCGAAGAGCTGTGCGCCGTGGACTTCCCCGTATGGGCCGCCGAGATCGAGGCGGCGATGGAGCAGGCGCAGTCGCCGGAAGCGAAGATCGAGGCGTACGTGCGGAGCCAGTTGGTGCTGGTGGGGGACCGCCGCCACCGCGCGGTGGTGGCCATCTCGGCCAGCGAGCTGGACGCGGGCGCGCGGGAGAAGATCCGTGCGGCCCACGGAGGGCTGGTGGCCATGATCGTCGAGGCGTTGAGCGGGTTGGGACAGGCCGAGCCGAGGCTGGCCGCGATGCTGCTGCAGGGCGTCGTGGATGCGGCCGTCCGCCGGATCGAGCTCGGCGCCGCGGAGGATCCCGCCGTCGTGACGGAGGCCGCCGTCGCCATGGCCCTGCGGGGCGTCCGGGGCTGA
- a CDS encoding helix-turn-helix transcriptional regulator — MTIIPPPEPDPTALRHSLARLRAQHGWSYDELAARSGLSRRTLIEIEQGRTIGTLATWHALAHSFSIPLGELLDPLCSGHEPPAAGG, encoded by the coding sequence GTGACGATCATCCCGCCGCCGGAGCCTGACCCGACGGCACTCAGGCACTCGCTCGCTCGCCTGCGTGCGCAGCACGGTTGGAGCTATGACGAGCTCGCTGCCCGCAGCGGCCTCTCTCGCCGGACCCTGATCGAGATCGAACAGGGTCGCACGATCGGCACGCTTGCGACTTGGCACGCTCTCGCCCACTCCTTCTCCATCCCCCTGGGCGAGCTCCTGGATCCGCTGTGCTCGGGGCACGAGCCTCCAGCGGCCGGCGGCTGA
- a CDS encoding site-specific integrase has product MSEWHVVWVPDPGHWGTQPADGSFGVHDLPGAVARIGLRPGDPVYIRPDGIVDLDLLNLVRSTVFRNLERETKRNYATDYRLLLNYLSSRGLSWREATPRVLEDYRDWRCDAPENPVRISGTKWNREAAAFTKLFKWGKVYPLPVDVSRSEDRAADSVSSRVSWGTPRTWGLWSDIGLRGHTRAGVAAPMWESRTELRNTSFVQLLLSSGLRRQEGGSLLVFELPAQRLRHGRYMHGRIAGAVTRSKNSRTYYASVDSVGQVEAYVESERAWVVQRAQEAGRYERLPTMRLVTGVTHGLKPKVEWVDSDGVVGGQELSRMGWRERQWLFIDGPEGPEPAWLWLTEQGLPMAPDRWNGVFRMANLRCEETLLTEGERKVRRQFRLAEVQGKTPYVTPHSCRHSMALYMLILLNELFEKRYGLTEKDRRDFALLFGDPWWLVKTLLGHADVETTKRHYLAPVAHLQLESILAAAETTDEGEGVDDLDGVFARLARETAGIQDIDLLLGAVS; this is encoded by the coding sequence TTGAGCGAGTGGCACGTGGTATGGGTTCCAGATCCAGGGCACTGGGGGACGCAGCCCGCAGACGGTAGCTTCGGGGTACATGATCTGCCCGGGGCAGTGGCCCGCATCGGCCTGAGGCCGGGCGATCCGGTGTACATCAGGCCCGACGGCATCGTGGACCTCGATCTCTTGAATCTCGTACGGTCCACAGTTTTCCGGAACCTGGAACGGGAGACGAAGAGGAATTATGCGACGGACTACCGGCTACTGCTGAACTATCTGTCCTCGCGTGGGCTGTCGTGGAGGGAAGCGACGCCGCGGGTTTTGGAGGATTACAGAGACTGGCGGTGCGATGCCCCGGAGAATCCCGTCCGGATTAGCGGTACAAAGTGGAACCGCGAGGCTGCGGCGTTCACGAAACTGTTCAAGTGGGGCAAGGTCTATCCCCTGCCGGTGGATGTCTCGCGAAGTGAGGACCGGGCGGCGGACTCGGTCAGCTCGCGGGTGTCGTGGGGGACCCCTCGAACCTGGGGCTTGTGGTCTGACATCGGGTTGCGCGGTCACACTCGCGCCGGTGTCGCGGCGCCGATGTGGGAATCACGGACTGAGCTGCGGAACACGAGCTTCGTGCAGCTGCTCTTGAGCTCGGGCCTGCGGCGGCAAGAAGGCGGTTCGCTGCTCGTCTTCGAGCTGCCAGCTCAGCGCCTGCGCCATGGCCGTTACATGCATGGCCGCATCGCAGGCGCGGTGACAAGGTCGAAGAACAGCCGGACGTACTACGCGTCAGTTGATTCCGTCGGCCAGGTCGAGGCATACGTCGAATCGGAGCGGGCCTGGGTGGTGCAACGCGCCCAAGAGGCCGGCCGTTATGAGCGCCTGCCGACGATGCGGCTGGTCACAGGGGTGACGCATGGCCTGAAACCGAAGGTCGAGTGGGTGGATTCGGACGGCGTTGTCGGTGGTCAGGAGCTCAGCCGTATGGGGTGGCGTGAGCGTCAGTGGTTGTTCATTGATGGACCGGAGGGGCCGGAGCCGGCGTGGTTGTGGCTGACGGAACAGGGTCTGCCGATGGCCCCGGACCGATGGAACGGTGTTTTCCGGATGGCCAATCTGCGCTGCGAGGAGACCCTTCTGACGGAGGGAGAGCGGAAGGTCCGGCGACAGTTCAGGCTGGCCGAGGTACAGGGCAAGACCCCGTACGTGACGCCTCACTCCTGCCGGCACTCGATGGCGCTCTACATGCTGATCTTGCTGAACGAGCTGTTCGAGAAGCGCTACGGGCTCACCGAGAAGGACCGGCGGGACTTCGCCCTGCTGTTCGGCGACCCGTGGTGGCTGGTCAAGACGTTGCTGGGGCATGCGGACGTCGAGACTACAAAGCGGCACTACCTCGCGCCGGTCGCGCATCTACAGCTCGAGTCGATCCTCGCTGCTGCAGAGACCACTGATGAGGGCGAGGGTGTCGATGATCTGGATGGCGTGTTCGCCCGGCTGGCCCGGGAGACCGCGGGCATCCAGGACATCGACCTGCTCCTTGGGGCAGTGTCGTGA
- a CDS encoding YifB family Mg chelatase-like AAA ATPase, with translation MIREVQNSGAAWPQKKLTVGLSPASVPKSGAGFDLAVAAAVLGAAEVVDPGLIADLVLIGELGLDGRVRPVRGILPAVLAAAEAGYRQVVVPQQCAAEAALVPDVSVLGVRSLRRLIAVLTGGEVPEEEPGDPPGRPDPMLAGLLVPGAGLGTGLARARPGREDGGGFPDLADVAGQHTARRALEVAAAGGHHLFLSGPPGAGKTMLAERLPWLLPPLTRQDSVEVTAVHSVAGILPPGEPLVARPPYCAPHHSATMQSLVGGGTGIPRPGAVSLAHRGVLFLDEAAEFHSRALDALRQPLESGHVVIARAAGVVRLPARFLMVLAANPCPCGRHTLHGAGCECPPSVIRRYQARLSGPLLDRVDLRVEVEPVTRGDLLGQGGRGESTAVVADRVREARERAAARLADTPWRLNSEVPGQELRTRWQAGPGALAPAERDLERGLLTARGLDRVLRVAWTVADLRARDRPDALDVAVALELRTGIARGAMSLPGAGT, from the coding sequence ATCATCAGGGAAGTACAAAACTCGGGCGCGGCCTGGCCGCAGAAGAAGCTCACGGTCGGGCTGAGCCCGGCCTCCGTACCCAAATCCGGTGCGGGTTTCGACCTGGCCGTCGCGGCGGCAGTGCTCGGGGCCGCCGAGGTGGTGGACCCGGGCCTGATCGCCGACCTCGTCCTGATCGGCGAGCTGGGGCTGGACGGCCGGGTGCGCCCGGTCCGGGGGATCCTGCCCGCCGTCCTCGCCGCCGCGGAGGCCGGCTACCGGCAGGTGGTGGTCCCTCAGCAGTGCGCCGCCGAGGCCGCCCTCGTCCCGGACGTCTCGGTGCTCGGCGTACGCAGCCTGCGCCGGCTGATCGCGGTCCTCACCGGCGGCGAGGTCCCCGAGGAGGAGCCCGGCGACCCGCCGGGCCGGCCCGATCCGATGCTCGCCGGGCTGCTCGTCCCGGGGGCGGGTCTGGGGACGGGGCTGGCCCGCGCCCGTCCCGGGCGGGAGGACGGCGGCGGCTTCCCCGACCTCGCCGACGTGGCCGGACAGCACACCGCCCGCCGCGCCCTGGAGGTCGCGGCCGCCGGAGGACACCACCTCTTCCTCAGCGGACCGCCCGGAGCGGGCAAGACCATGCTGGCCGAGCGGCTGCCCTGGCTGCTGCCGCCGCTCACCCGCCAGGACTCCGTGGAAGTCACGGCCGTCCACTCGGTCGCGGGAATCCTGCCGCCCGGCGAACCGCTGGTCGCAAGGCCCCCGTACTGCGCGCCGCACCATTCGGCCACCATGCAGTCCCTCGTGGGCGGCGGGACCGGGATCCCGAGGCCCGGGGCGGTCTCCCTGGCCCACCGCGGCGTGCTCTTCCTCGACGAGGCCGCCGAGTTCCACAGCCGGGCCCTGGACGCGCTGCGCCAGCCCCTCGAATCGGGACACGTGGTCATCGCCCGCGCCGCCGGAGTGGTGAGGCTGCCCGCCAGATTCCTGATGGTGCTCGCCGCGAACCCGTGCCCGTGCGGACGGCACACCCTGCACGGAGCCGGCTGCGAGTGCCCGCCCTCGGTGATCCGGCGTTACCAGGCGCGCCTGTCCGGGCCGTTGCTCGACCGGGTGGACCTGAGGGTCGAGGTCGAGCCCGTGACCCGCGGCGACCTGCTGGGGCAGGGCGGCCGCGGGGAATCCACCGCCGTGGTCGCAGACCGGGTGCGGGAGGCCCGGGAACGCGCCGCGGCCAGGCTCGCCGACACGCCCTGGCGGCTCAACTCCGAAGTGCCCGGGCAGGAACTGCGCACCCGGTGGCAGGCCGGCCCGGGGGCGCTGGCCCCCGCCGAACGCGATCTGGAACGGGGGCTGCTCACCGCGCGCGGGCTGGACCGGGTGCTGCGGGTCGCCTGGACCGTGGCCGACCTGCGCGCGCGGGACCGGCCCGACGCGCTGGACGTCGCCGTGGCACTGGAGCTGCGGACCGGGATCGCCCGCGGGGCGATGTCGCTGCCGGGGGCCGGAACATGA
- the dprA gene encoding DNA-processing protein DprA — MTGAGDAELLARAALTRVLEPGDAHGGRWLREFGAVGLMRLLTDPGAEPGTPSGVGPERLAGYRRRAILADPERDLSLAAAAGGRFVFPGSAEWPTQLDDLGDERPVGLWLRGRSNLRTWALRSVSVVGARACTPYGAHMAQTLAAGLAERGWVVVSGAAFGIDGAAHRGALASGGATAAVLACGVDVAYPRGHAGLLGRIAGQGLIVGELPPGSHPTPSRFVLRNRVIAALTRGTVVVEAAHRSGSLVTARRAQRLGRFTMGVPGPATSGLSAGVHELLRGEAVLVTDAAEVVELVGAMGELAPERRGPVLARDLLDPDTARVLEALPAARPADVGELALASGTGADEVIGRLYELHSLGFVERQGDGWQLSRQTAGGGTQTGGTRRGGR, encoded by the coding sequence ATGACCGGCGCCGGGGACGCGGAACTGCTGGCGCGGGCCGCGCTCACCCGGGTGCTGGAGCCCGGGGACGCACACGGCGGGCGGTGGCTGCGGGAGTTCGGCGCGGTGGGGCTGATGCGGCTGCTCACCGACCCCGGGGCCGAACCGGGCACGCCGTCGGGCGTGGGACCGGAGCGGCTCGCCGGATACCGCAGACGGGCCATACTGGCCGACCCCGAGCGGGACCTCTCACTGGCCGCCGCGGCGGGCGGCCGGTTCGTGTTCCCGGGGTCGGCCGAGTGGCCGACCCAGCTCGACGACCTCGGCGACGAACGGCCCGTCGGGCTGTGGCTGCGGGGCCGGTCGAACCTGCGTACCTGGGCCCTGCGTTCGGTCTCCGTGGTCGGGGCCCGCGCCTGCACCCCGTACGGCGCGCACATGGCGCAGACCCTGGCCGCCGGGCTCGCCGAACGGGGCTGGGTCGTGGTCTCCGGCGCCGCCTTCGGGATCGACGGCGCCGCCCACCGGGGCGCCCTCGCCTCGGGCGGCGCGACCGCGGCGGTGCTCGCCTGCGGAGTGGACGTCGCCTACCCGCGCGGACACGCCGGGCTCCTCGGCCGGATCGCCGGGCAGGGGCTGATCGTGGGGGAGTTGCCACCGGGCAGCCATCCGACCCCCAGCCGGTTCGTCCTGCGCAACCGCGTCATCGCCGCCCTCACCCGGGGCACGGTCGTCGTCGAGGCCGCGCACCGCAGCGGCTCCCTGGTCACGGCCCGGCGGGCACAGCGCCTCGGGCGGTTCACGATGGGCGTCCCCGGGCCCGCCACCAGCGGACTCTCCGCCGGGGTGCACGAGCTGCTGCGCGGTGAGGCCGTGCTCGTCACCGACGCGGCCGAGGTGGTCGAGCTGGTCGGGGCCATGGGCGAGCTGGCTCCCGAGCGGCGCGGCCCGGTGCTCGCCCGGGACCTGCTGGACCCGGACACCGCCCGCGTGCTCGAAGCGCTGCCGGCCGCCCGCCCGGCGGACGTGGGCGAGTTGGCACTTGCCTCCGGCACCGGCGCAGATGAAGTCATCGGCAGACTGTACGAACTTCACTCTCTGGGGTTCGTCGAACGGCAGGGCGACGGCTGGCAGTTGAGCAGACAAACGGCTGGAGGAGGCACACAAACCGGCGGTACCCGGCGAGGCGGTCGTTGA
- the tsf gene encoding translation elongation factor Ts — translation MANYTAADVKKLRELTGAGMLDCKNALVDADGDVDKAQEALRIKGQKGVAKREGRSAENGAVVSLIADDNTSGVIVELKCETDFVAKGEKFLAVANQLAAHVAATSPADIEALLASEIEPGKTVTAFVDEANANLGEKIVLDRFAQFTGGYVTAYMHRTMPDLPFQIGVLVELDKENAEVARGVAQHIAAFAPQWLSAEDVPAEKVESERRIAEEVTRAEGKPEAAIAKIVEGRVNGFFKDATLLGQAYALDNKKSVQKVLDEAGVTLKRFTRIKVGI, via the coding sequence ATGGCGAACTACACCGCCGCTGACGTCAAGAAGCTCCGCGAGCTCACCGGCGCCGGCATGCTGGACTGCAAGAACGCGCTCGTGGACGCCGACGGCGACGTCGACAAGGCCCAGGAAGCGCTCCGCATCAAGGGTCAGAAGGGCGTCGCCAAGCGCGAGGGCCGTTCTGCCGAGAACGGTGCGGTCGTCTCCCTCATCGCCGACGACAACACCTCCGGTGTCATCGTCGAGCTGAAGTGCGAGACCGACTTCGTCGCCAAGGGCGAGAAGTTCCTGGCCGTCGCCAACCAGCTGGCCGCCCACGTGGCCGCCACCTCCCCGGCCGACATCGAGGCGCTGCTCGCCTCCGAGATCGAGCCCGGCAAGACCGTCACCGCTTTCGTCGACGAGGCCAACGCCAACCTCGGCGAGAAGATCGTCCTGGACCGCTTCGCGCAGTTCACCGGCGGCTACGTGACCGCGTACATGCACCGCACGATGCCCGACCTGCCGTTCCAGATCGGCGTCCTGGTCGAGCTCGACAAGGAGAACGCCGAGGTCGCCCGCGGCGTCGCGCAGCACATCGCCGCGTTCGCCCCGCAGTGGCTGTCCGCCGAGGACGTCCCGGCCGAGAAGGTCGAGTCCGAGCGTCGCATCGCCGAAGAGGTCACCCGCGCGGAGGGCAAGCCCGAGGCTGCCATCGCGAAGATCGTCGAGGGTCGCGTCAACGGCTTCTTCAAGGACGCCACGCTGCTCGGCCAGGCGTACGCCCTGGACAACAAGAAGTCCGTCCAGAAGGTTCTGGACGAGGCCGGTGTCACCCTGAAGCGCTTCACCCGCATCAAGGTCGGCATCTGA
- the whiG gene encoding RNA polymerase sigma factor WhiG, whose protein sequence is MPQHTSGSDRAAVPPAARGGVRSTAPSSLEVLWRSYKESGDERLREQLILHYSPLVKYVAGRVSVGLPPNVEQADFVSSGVFGLIDAIEKFDIDRSIKFETYAITRIRGAMIDELRALDWIPRSVRQKARAVERAYATLEAQLRRTPTESEVAGEMGIGVEDLHTVFSQLSLANVVALEELLHVGGEGGDRLSLMDTLEDTAADNPVAVAEDRELRRLLARAINTLPEREKTVVTLYYYEGLTLAEIGNVLGVTESRVSQIHTKSVLQLRAKLADVGR, encoded by the coding sequence ATGCCCCAGCACACCTCAGGGTCCGACCGCGCTGCGGTGCCCCCCGCTGCCCGCGGCGGCGTGCGGTCCACCGCGCCCTCGTCCCTGGAGGTGCTGTGGCGCTCGTACAAGGAGTCGGGTGACGAGCGGCTGCGGGAGCAGCTGATCCTGCACTACTCGCCGCTGGTCAAGTACGTCGCCGGCCGCGTCAGCGTGGGCCTGCCGCCCAATGTGGAGCAGGCCGACTTCGTCTCCTCCGGGGTCTTCGGGCTGATCGACGCCATCGAGAAGTTCGACATCGACCGGTCGATCAAGTTCGAGACCTACGCGATCACCCGGATCCGCGGCGCGATGATCGACGAGCTGCGGGCACTGGACTGGATCCCCCGCTCGGTCCGGCAGAAGGCGCGCGCCGTGGAGCGGGCCTACGCCACGCTGGAGGCCCAGCTGCGGCGCACCCCCACGGAGAGCGAGGTCGCCGGGGAGATGGGGATCGGGGTGGAGGACCTCCACACCGTCTTCAGCCAGCTGTCGCTGGCCAATGTGGTCGCCCTGGAGGAGCTCCTGCACGTCGGCGGGGAGGGCGGCGACCGCCTCTCCCTGATGGACACCCTGGAGGACACCGCCGCCGACAACCCGGTGGCGGTGGCCGAGGACCGTGAACTGCGGCGCCTCCTGGCACGGGCCATCAACACCCTGCCCGAGCGGGAGAAGACCGTGGTGACCCTCTACTACTACGAAGGCCTCACGCTCGCCGAGATCGGCAACGTCCTGGGCGTCACCGAGAGCCGGGTCAGCCAGATCCACACCAAGTCCGTTCTGCAACTGCGCGCGAAGTTGGCGGATGTGGGGAGGTGA